GTAGAAGACTTTGTCAAAGCGGATTGGGAAgccagagggagggaaggactTTCTCGGAGAGATGCCCACACTGAAGGCCGAGCGTTTCTGGGGAACACCTGATCCTTTAGCTCCTTTGATTCCACGAACACCCCGCTCACCTCTCATTCCAGGGTAGCCTCTGTCCCCTTTTGACCCAGGCATCCCTCGTATGCCTTGTGGTCCCTGAGGCCCACTCACCCCTGGTTCTCCTTGTGATCCAGGAGGCCCTGGATCCCCTCGGACACCTACAGGACCTGGAGAACCATGCTTGCCATTCATTCCTGGAATGCCCATCCCTCCTGGGATGCCAGGAGACCCAGGATCCCCTCGCTCacctttctgtcctctctccccAAATGTACCGCACTCCCCCTTATCCCCCTTGTCTCCCTTAGGACCTTGCTCTACAGCCACTCCTGGAGGTCCAGCTGGCCCCTCTTTTCCTGGTTCTCCCTTCTCACCAGCAGTCCCATTCTGGCCAGGTTCCCCTTTCTCTCCACTATTACCTTTGACACCTTGCAGCCCTATTTGACCTTTCTCACCTTTTGAGCCAACATCACCTGCAAGGTATGGGACACTGTTTCAGAACTATTGAAGTATAGAAACAATACAAAAGAATTCAACAATCACCTGAACAAGTTTGACCTTTTTGTCCTGGTTTCCCTGGGACACCTGCTGTCCCAGCTGTCccactgtttcctctgtcaCCTTTATCCCCTAGGAAATTGACATAACAATATCCAACATAAGcaatctgaatatttttttatctagtGCTACAGGTGAAGGAGAATATATTTAATGGGCCTATGGGACTCCAGAGGCTTAAGGGGTCAGGGAACCTCAATCTCCAAGTCTTTGTTTGAAGTGACTGTTATGTATGTTTCTTGTCGTAAATTCACAGGGCTCAGTAAAACAGAAATAGTTGTTATCATGTTTCCCCTTTCTGGCCCCGATTCTTTGAAAAGTAACTTAGGTCAAGGCTGAGAAGCTGTGTTTCACTTCCCTCTGTGGATGAAAGTTTCAAGCCTGTTACATTTCTAACCACACCCAGCATTCTTGCAGAGGTCAGAAGTGTAACAGTGTTGATTACAATTTGTTTCTTGccagtgtttatatttgttatatttctaTTCGTTTTACCTTACATACACATTGCACAGTGCACACTTCAGCTACAGAaaacatacattaaaaacagtaaagcaatataataaaagcaggaaaataGAACCTGCACCACAGCTTTCTCTTGATAGTTTCCTGTAAAACCTTTACCACGTTTTAGTTCCCAGGTGCCATTATCTCATCACAGACCTATGCCCATGTCTCTATGCTGTATTCTGCATTCTTGCAATGTACTATGAAGATAAAATATTCTgtaataaacaattataaattTGTATTTAACCATATTATACTCACCCTTGTCTCCTCTTAACCCCATGGGACCACTCACACCTGGTGGTCCTGGTAAACCAGCTGCCCCTGCAAGCCCTCTGTCACCTGGTGGCCCTAGATAAGCAAACACAAGAGAAGttcaaaagactgaaaacagaacaacattttctatgttgtattttatgagTGAGTCGTGTACCCGCTAGGCCTCTGTCTCCCTTTGGCCCCCTGGGGCCTCTCTCAGGTGGACAGCACTCACAGAAGTTGAAATAACACTCATTGTAATCCAAGGTGTAGTTCTCATGACCAACACCAGGGGGCTCAGTGCTCTCAGTGTAGTGCTGAGGAAAGATGTGACTTGGAtagctgctcctctctgtggtGGGCAGTGGGTGGGGCTCCACAGGATTTGCGCTGGCCACTGCCTTGAGAGTCTTGGGCATACTGGTGGTCACAGGACTGTGCACTGTGATATGAGGAATGGGCTTCTTGGTGTACTGGTACTTTGGCTTTTGTGTAGTCTTAGCTTCAGCGCAGGACACCACAGTGAGTGCCACCACAACTACAGCCACAAGGGTTGACTGACAGGAGATAATCCTCATGGTTGACTGGGATCTGAGAACAGATGAGTCTATACAAGACACCTTTCCTCTGTTGTTCTGCACCAATTTCATTTTCCATCTACTTTTGGATTAAAGACAAGAGGTTACGAAAAAGAGCACATACTGATTAGCAGTTCACTGTTGCAAATCATATCACAAAGTACTGATGAGTGGTGAAATTTCTGCTGTCATTATTTCCATCTATTATTTCCATGCATGTTTACTATGTCCACTTTTGATTGCATTTGCTTGCTTCTCCGTTTCCACCTAGATCTTTCCTAGATCCTTTCTTTCCCAATTTCAAGTAGGAGCCACATTTTTCTCAGTGACCCAGTAGGTCTGCTTGTCCACTCAAGTAGTTTGTCAGTGAATTCAGCAGTTTGAGTGTTTAACTAGAATGAAAGCCTGCAGCTCCTTGGTCACAATATCAAATGATTGAAGTTTAGTAATctatattacatttacacataaacCAAATGTTTTCGTAGGTTACTTGTCATGCTGATATACAACGATCTGAGAATATGCATCTAGCAAACTTGATAAGACTCACCCAGTTGTGCATAAGTAGTATGGTCATTTATCCTCTCTAGCGGTGTCTTGGAAGCACCACCAGGAGCTCCAGGTCTCTCTGATATCTCTGCCAGGCTTGGGCGAAAGAACATCTCCACCAATGAGGGTGTTTGTTGGAAGCACAGGGGGAGGTCTGAAATCCAACTATGGCAGGCTGGAGCTGACCCAAGGAGAACCACTGTGCTGTGGCCCATTCTCTGTACCTCTGTTGTGTAGAAAGGTGCTTTTGTGACACGGGATACAGCGCCCGCCAGGAGCACTCCGTCGCTGTGAGCTAGGTGAGGAGCAAAGGCTGTGGGGCAATGGGTCACCTGATATGTGAGGCATTCCTCCAACATCCAACCAACTACCCAGGCTCTTACGGTAGGACAAAGCTAAGCAAAGAGGGTTCTGTAACAGAGGCCAGGGCACTACAACAGCCTTTCTTCAAGTGCAGGTTTGCACAGCTTTCTACATGTAGCTGCAAGCAGGAAGGTGcaaaccatttttattttaggtcTTTTACTGTATAGTCCCACGCAAAACCTTGCAAGTTGACTTAGATGACAATATCTGCATAACTTTGAAACGACTTACTGCAAGATCTACAAACTGGCACATTGCACAGGGAGCTCAGTATTTATAATCTACTGGTACTTGGTGAACATCCAGAAGAAAGCTTTAGCCTAAAGAGCACTGATAATCTCCTCATTCAACAGTTGCTAAACCTGAGATGTTTGTCAAAGGAACCAATTTATCTCCCTTAAATCAGTGCAGTTGCAATGCTTGCCTGGTCACAGTGACCGACTTACTGCACATGAGCCCCACAGACTGCTGGCAGATACATTTTCTAACTATGATTCAAACTGTGTGGCTGGACAATGATTCATTCTTAAGGTGTAACGAGAGAGCATCAGGTTTTCGTAGAAAAGTGATTTTCTGCGAGCTGTCTGATCGAAACTCTCGACTTGCCAGTGACAATGGATGTTTGAGCAGTGGACATGCCTCAGTTGTCAAAGACCTCATGTGCTCAGAGAGATCTATGACCAGCAATGAGTGAGCAGGAAGAAGGGAAATGAACTTGGGAAACAGAGAGGGGTGATGGTGGAATGAGGAAAGGGCCGCCAAATAGGAGAAGACAGTGTTTATGTAGGATTTTTTTATCTTCTCACATACACTTTTCTTTATCTCCTCCCCTCCATGTagttgctcttcttcttctccctccttcccagCAGCTCAGGTGAAGTGTCCCTGACTTGCCCCTCCATAGAAGACAAACAGATGGAGTGTAAGATATGCAGCTGAGTCCTGAGAGAGAGGTTCCTTTGGGGTTCTCCATACCCGACCTCAACCCCATCGTATCTCGGCTCCATTCAGaccacacacaacagcagcggTCAGCTTACGGTGCCCAGCTGGTCACAGAGGACCCAGGCGCCGCTCACCTGTCCATTCATTTAACACTGGCACCGGTCTTGCCCTCAGCCTCCATCCACACGCACTATAGAGCAAGGGATAAGGAAGAGTTAACTTACTCAGCGGGCGCAGCCGAGCAGAGAGAGGACCAAAGATGACTTGGGTGGATGGAGGTGTATTGCCTTACATTAACCCTATTCATGTAAAGGAGATCTTGAAGCTGCAGTGAATGTGTATAGAGTGAGTTAGAGGGGGTGAGAGTGAGACAATAAGACAGAGACTCGTTTAGTAACTAACAGCAACCAGCCAGTGTCTGTATCTGTGCTCACGCGTACCAATAAGGCCATGgactgttttttgttctttactGTGGGATCTTATCAAAGAAAATCTAGATCCTGCAGAATTAGCTGCTAATGACTTTGGCAAAAGATCTGCTGGCAGTGAAGACACATCTCATGTAGTGAGACAGAgtacaaaaacactttcttcttctcctgtaaCACTCTCTTTGACAAGCCTCTCTGATGTTAGGGATTGGTTTCTAATGCACTCAAAGCTGGTTGTGCAAACACGATGCCCTTTTCCACAAAAGGAAATGAGTTTGCTTGAGGacaaatacatgtatttacatttactggTAGTTGGTAGTTCAAAAGTGATCTGTTGGTGTGATTTTTTCCATTCTATGAGATATCATTTGGTGTTGTTAATATGTGGACACTTGGgttaattttgtatttattgaaaaACTGTTAAGTGTGATCTATTCGTACTTAATTGTTGATTGAGTTCCACCTTAgcttactttgacattttgcatttaaaggGAATTTGTGGGATTTATCTTTCTTATACTGACAAAGGCATTAGCTTAAataaatagttcaacattttgagagATTGTGAGATATAGGGAAATCATAATAATGACTTAAGGTTCCTCTTTTGTGAATTAAGAGATGACTGCTCCAGGTCTAAAATGGTTTAGTACATAACCCCTCCATacaactacttttttttttctttttctttctttctttctacagATTAAACAGATGAGATACAGTATCATGTAAAGTTTAAGAGGTCCTGGTAAGtggatttttttccctttagGCACAGCCAGGCAAACTATTTCCCCTGTTTTCAAGttttcatgctaagctaagctaagctaaccaactgCTGGCTGTAACCTTATATTTAACAGAGAGGCACCAGTTGTATCGATCATTCTCGTCTAACTCTGTGTCAAACTATTGTTTTAAAGAACAACCTAACACCAGCTGAAAACCTTGCTTTTGATTTCCACCAGTATTTTAACTTCtcactctgctgcagtgatgtaggaGATTTCTCAGTGTTATACTGCGAGATCACTGTTTCTAATGTGTGGTTATAGGTGCAACAAAGCAGATTTCTGACACAAAGCAAAGGTGGAGTAGACAAAAATCACTCGATTTCACCTTGGGGTTAAGTTACTTTTtgaatacaacatgaaaaacGAATTCACTACAAGCAGAAAGCACTGTGTGGCTCAACATTAACAGGTGACTGACTGCTGGCAAGGCAGCTCAGTTTTGTGGTTGAATAGAGGAAATGACAGAAGAGAAGTCAAAGCATGCAAGTATCTGCAGAAGTCTATAAAACAAAACCAGGGTTCTGCCATCTCCTTGTGTGCTTTGGTCAAGAGTTGTGTCTCCAGAGCTGAATAGATGGATACCCCCCTCTCCTTCTTCCAACTCTTTAATTTACcacccagcagcagcctcagtgtaTCTTTGCCACTTTATACCTAACAAACGTCCTATACCTAGTGCACCTACTTCCCTCATATGCTCATAAATCAACAAACACCCCCCTAAAAGCAACATAGAATAAAGAGCAATCTTGCCTTCACCTTCACACTCAACTCCTTAACTGATTATTTGCACAATTCCCTCCCAAGAGGTCAGGTGTAGCACACCTAACAAAATCCATGACCCTGTGAACATCAGACAGGtttgattatcattattattattaaaaaataaattacaaagcTCTGTCTCACGGCCCTCCTTGTGCTCCCACCATTCCTTCAAAGCAGCatataaacaataatgaaatgtCCCTCTGTCCAACGACTACACAGCCCTATAAACCACAGCGTGAACCTGACAGTCTTGATTATTAATACTAAGCTGCCTTCTTTGTGAGATTCAGAGACTTGTGATGATTTTCCcttttgaaagaaaacagataGTCATCTGCACTACAAGATTATTTCTCTGCTTGACCGCTTGGTGGCAGACTTGTATCTTCTGTTCAAGCACAAGGATCTTCATAGGTACAGACCTTGaatttttttgtgtaattgtttAGAAATATGTGAGAAATATATATCAGCTCATATTATGTCTTACTTGAACCATTACATTTTACAATATCCAGGTGGTAATGATGGTGTTCTCATAAGTTTATTTAGGAGCACAAATTCATGTGTCCTTATTATATCCCCAAATCTGACTGTGAGGCAATGGGAGCgaaacatgttttcatatgTATGGAAAGTCCATTGATCATGTCAGCGTTTGGCTCCAGGTGAGGGTTCACGCCTCGCTGGACTCAGGTTTTTATCAGGCCAGCCACTCCTACGCTCATATTGACTGATTCATAACTCAGATATAAAGTGGAGCATAAGTCTCAACAAAGAATGGCAAGTATTGCATAATCATTCTCCGCACAAACCTTGTCTGATTGTACAGGGATAAGTCTAGAGAGAGAGGAATTATAATTTATCCTCGAGCCATAATGATGTGATCCTGTATCTGATCTCTGCTGTGGATGTGATTATATTCCCCAAGCGAGTTACCACATGGGCCATCGTGTTTTATCTATATTATGCTTATATTTTACTCAGTGGGGCAAACACTaacaatttttaaatttttgtttttctcagtttgtgAATTCAAAATGAGCAATTCAACAATACAGAAGCAAAATACACAAGTATTCCTGGATTTTGGTTTAATTGGAAAATTGCTTTAAATATCTATAAATATTGTCTACTTGAGAATTTTGTTGGAAACTACATTTTCTTATCATTACAGGGGAAAATAAAGTTAAGAGTGTTTACCCAATTCCAACCACCCCAAGTGtatgacacagacagacagacagacagacagacagacagacagacagacagacagacagacagacagacagacagacagacagacacacacacacacacacacacacacacacggatccCTCAAAACAAGCCTATTAAATGACTttataatacattattataCTAAAACTAACCAATTGTTGCACAGTTAAGTTTCACCATAGAGCACAAGGCTGAGTCATGCAGTGAACTGGAAAACATTGAGATTTGTAGGTGATCATAATTACCTTTAAAAGGCTGTCCTGTGACATCTACGAGTTCTGTGTACTGCGATTATGAATATGATGTATATTAACATACCCAACACACGTTTCATGTATGTCTGAACATTTGGCCTTTAAATGTGGTGGACTAACAATGGGATTATAAACATTAAGTGCACGTGTAAATGCATGAGGAAATCTGTATGAATAAGAACAGCATTTTCTACAAACAAACTGTACTCATATGTACAGACACTTCTATCAAACAGGAACCAActagatgaataaaaaaaaaaaaagatagaaatgCAATTTAAAGACCATgtagaaggtgtgtgtgtgtgtgtgtctccatatgTGCCTATTGTTCTACATGTCTGTCAGGAGGTTATTACCATGGAGACATTCATTGTATTGTCACACACTTGTAGGATAATAGAGCTGAACAATAACACCAATTACTGGAGGCTGTTTGGTTGTAGAACTaaagccctgtgtgtgtgtgtgtgtgtgtgtgtgtgtgtgtgtgtgtgtgtgtgtgtgtgtgtgagagagagagacactgaggttTAAGCCAAACTGGAAGGTGTTATCAAATGTTGGCaatgatattaatatttgaaCACTTTCTGGGGTTTCCTTGTAAACTGAAacctggtggtggtggcagtgcagtgcagtgcagggGTGAACAAGTGCATTAGTCTTGATGTCAtgtatctctctgtctgtggacCCAACAGTTGCTAGGAGTTCCTCTCAGTTTTATTTGGAGAAACGGTCATAGgccacatgcaaacacaacagaaacaatacACCACCTCTGAGTGACTTGAGAGCCTCAGAGTCTGCAGATAACTTTGTTTACACCTTGTCATTATGGAGATAACCTCTGACTTCTTCCTTCATGGGATACAAATTAACATGGTAAGTGTAAACAGAAGACACTTCTTCAAAGACCTGACGcaaacctaaaaaaaaagaaaaaagacttgCACTACATAGGATGTCATGAAAAAATGTagtatgaaagaaagaaaggaagttAAGGAAAGCAAATAAGgtaagagaaggaaaagaaaggaatggAAAGAtgatgggaaagaaaaaataaatcaaagaaagTTGCAAAGTGAGGAAGTGAGGTAAAGGAAAGGATGAGAAAAGAAAGGTGAATCAGAAGAATTTTGGCACGAGTTTGGGTATGCAGACTTGGATGATGCAGCTATTGTGTCCCAACATCCTGGAGAATAAAAAACAAGGTGTAGGTTTCCCGTTTCTAGgcataaacacactgtagttttaaCAGGTTCTCCTTATCATCCTTTACGCTGGTTACCTccgccaaggaggttatgttttcacctgtgtgtttatttgtcagcaggattacgcaaaaagtactcaaccgatttgcaccaaatttgtTGGAGAGATGGGGCATGAGCCAGGgcctgatttttctttttttttttttttttttaaatcattataatTAATCATTATAAtgatttttcaacattttcatcagtttctccAGAAATAATGTGCAaatcttgattttaaaaaatctgagtTTGTACAACTTGGTGGGACTGTTGGGCCTTGATGGACATATGCTCTCTACTGACTGCCATTCTAGTTTGAATTGGGTGGACACGGTGCAGGCTTTAGGTCAGCAGAGCTTTGTAGGCATCTACAGGCTCCCTAG
The Seriola aureovittata isolate HTS-2021-v1 ecotype China chromosome 4, ASM2101889v1, whole genome shotgun sequence genome window above contains:
- the otol1b gene encoding otolin 1b: MKLVQNNRGKVSCIDSSVLRSQSTMRIISCQSTLVAVVVVALTVVSCAEAKTTQKPKYQYTKKPIPHITVHSPVTTSMPKTLKAVASANPVEPHPLPTTERSSYPSHIFPQHYTESTEPPGVGHENYTLDYNECYFNFCECCPPERGPRGPKGDRGLAGPPGDRGLAGAAGLPGPPGVSGPMGLRGDKGDKGDRGNSGTAGTAGVPGKPGQKGDVGSKGEKGQIGLQGVKGNSGEKGEPGQNGTAGEKGEPGKEGPAGPPGVAVEQGPKGDKGDKGECGTFGERGQKGERGDPGSPGIPGGMGIPGMNGKHGSPGPVGVRGDPGPPGSQGEPGVSGPQGPQGIRGMPGSKGDRGYPGMRGERGVRGIKGAKGSGVPQKRSAFSVGISPRKSFPPSGFPIRFDKVFYNEENHFNATSNSFTCVHAGVYVFSFHITVRNQPLRATLVVNGSRRVRTRDSLYGQDIDQASTLVVLRLAVGDQVWMETLRDWNGAYASSEDDSIFSGFLLYSDKA